The following coding sequences lie in one Apium graveolens cultivar Ventura chromosome 1, ASM990537v1, whole genome shotgun sequence genomic window:
- the LOC141711698 gene encoding uncharacterized protein LOC141711698: MRGPSDEALKSFMIAGLRVGSDFWKHLQGKDPAILADVFPLAESFKAIEQSLADVQPTSQSSQRNKGRKRDRSPSPRYRRDSRSPDRVNTASTRRGWSPPSNYDYRTSRYTPLVASIDHIYEVNRNKGLFRKPEALSSWQSKEKKKYCEYYKSCGHNTHECRHLKDEIEALIKEGYLGEWVVKEVRKHKDDRIREEERRAPRGTNNGTLEENKFVRDGSIRKIYGGDPGMECSNRALEKYAREARFRPLTDIHRVETRPPKVFKGESMDITFREIDARWVHYPHNDTLVISIQIGTKNVHRAFVDNGSSANILYHSTFKKMGLPEQDMSGEDSWVYGFSGAGVRVMGSIRLPCTLGESPLTVKNMLEFKVLNQESSHNVLLGRPFLREMRVITSIHHLTIKFPTPKGVGSIKGSQYDSRECYRQAMKGFRRDSHADDTPDRDREKSIEQPTEEI, encoded by the coding sequence ATGAGGGGACCATCGGACGAAGCCTTAAAAAGCTTCATGATCGCAGGATTAAGGGTTGGTTCAGATTTTTGGAAGCACTTGCAAGGGAAAGATCCGGCCATTCTCGCAGATGTCTTCCCTTTGGCGGAATCCTTTAAAGCCATAGAACAGTCTTTGGCAGATGTACAACCGACTTCACAGTCGAGTCAGAGAAACAAAGGAAGGAAGAGGGATAGGTCCCCAAGCCCGAGATACCGAAGGGATAGTCGAAGCCCAGACCGGGTAAATACAGCAAGTACAAGGAGGGGATGGAGCCCTCCCTCAAACTATGACTACAGGACAAGCCGGTACACACCTTTGGTCGCATCTATCGATCATATCTACGAGGTAAACAGAAATAAAGGGCTATTTAGAAAACCTGAAGCTTTATCATCGTGGCAAagcaaagaaaagaaaaaatattgtGAATATTATAAATCATGTGGACATAACACGCATGAGTGCCGAcatttaaaagatgaaattgaagcGCTTATCAAGGAAGGATACCTCGGAGAATGGGTAGTCAAGGAAGTAAGGAAGCACAAGGATGACAGGATAAGGGAAGAGGAAAGGCGAGCTCCACGCGGGACAAATAATGGTACCCTGGAAGAAAATAAATTTGTCAGGGATGGCAGTATCCGAAAAATCTACGGGGGAGATCCTGGAATGGAATGCAGCAATCGAGCCTTGGAAAAATACGCTAGGGAAGCCCGGTTCAGGCCTCTCACAGATATTCATAGGGTGGAAACTCGGCCACCCAAGGTGTTTAAGGGTGAATCCATGGATATCACTTTTAGAGAAATAGATGCCCGATGGGTACATTATCCCCACAATGATACGCTGGTTATTTCCATACAAATCGGAACAAAGAATGTCCATAGAGCCTTCGTGGATAATGGAAGCTCAGCAAACATCCTCTATCACAGCACCTTCAAAAAGATGGGACTGCCTGAACAGGATATGTCGGGGGAAGACTCGTGGGTCTATGGTTTTTCAGGTGCAGGAGTTAGAGTCATGGGGTCGATCCGGCTTCCATGTACACTGGGAGAAAGCCCACTAACGGTAAAAAATATGCTTGAATTTAAGGTCCTGAATCAGGAATCGTCCCACAACGTGTTATTGGGACGACCTTTTCTGCGGGAGATGAGAGTCATCACTTCAATTCATCACCTAACTATCAAATTTCCAACGCCAAAGGGAGTGGGAAGTATAAAGGGTTCCCAGTATGACTCACGGGAGTGCTACAGGCAGGCAATGAAAGGTTTCAGAAGAGACTCCCACGCCGATGATACTCCAGATAGGGATAGGGAGAAAAGCATTGAGCAACCAACCGAGGAAATCTGA
- the LOC141671640 gene encoding uncharacterized protein LOC141671640: protein MERLLKSLSQSAKAKRANAVLSGWSDEISCKGEGPSFRGQRSNDGKFGEGKLSEIPWSVGQVFDESRVNFNTGHLAGITSASATFAFIKILVILRIVMVGEPHKLRIL from the exons ATGGAAAGGTTGCTGAAAAGCCTTTCCCAATCG GCCAAAGCTAAACGAGCAAATGCAGTATTGAGTGGATGGTCAGACGAGATCAGTTGTAAAGGTGAAGGCCCAAGTTTCAGAGGTCAAAGGAGTAATGATGGAAAATTTGGAGAAGGTAAGCTGTCTGAGATACCCTGGTCAGTTGGTCAAGTCTTTGACGAAAGCAGAGTGAATTTTAATACAGGTCATCTAGCTGGAATAACTTCTGCAAGCGCGACTTTTGCATTTATTAAG ATTCTTGTCATTCTTAGGATTGTTATGGTTGGAGAGCCACACAAATTAAGAATTCTTTAA
- the LOC141711715 gene encoding uncharacterized protein LOC141711715 gives MPMVLWSYNTTPRSITGETPFLLTYGYEAMVPVEVGAGSLRRDAFIEEDAEVNQRLHLDLLDEARVGDLVLRKVMPNTKIAQHGVLGANWEGPYKVKAILWKGTYRLEDLDGKLIHRAWNAEHLRKYYQ, from the exons ATGCCTATGGTCCTTTGGTCTTACAACACGACACCTAGGTCGATCACAGGTGAAACCCCTTTTCTGCTGACCTATGGGTATGAGGCCATGGTTCCCGTGGAGGTAGGAGCAGGATCTCTACGGAGAGATGCGTTCATCGAGGAAGATGCGGAAGTTAACCAGAGGCTCCACTTGGATCTATTAGATGAAGCTCGG GTTGGAGATCTCGTGTTGCGAAAGGTTATGCCTAACACTAAGATAGCTCAGCACGGGgtgcttggagctaattgggaaggaccgtacaaaGTTAAAGCTATACTCTGGAAAGGGACTTATCGCTTGGAAGATCTGGATGGTAAACTTATTCATCGAGCATGGAATGCAGAACATTTGCGgaagtattatcagtag